Proteins encoded in a region of the Corynebacterium genitalium ATCC 33030 genome:
- a CDS encoding terminase gpP N-terminus-related DNA-binding protein: MNRSYTKEQRRRALQVYKRTQSVTKTVRELGYPGRWTLYKWLREPAKPGRPRKQSKTLTRYPFEVKLRAVELFNAGWRPADIAVECELRSKMSVYSWAQRHREEGKWGFDVEKRTQRAHSHA, translated from the coding sequence ATGAACCGCTCATACACCAAGGAGCAGCGACGCAGAGCTCTGCAGGTTTACAAGCGCACTCAATCGGTGACCAAGACCGTCCGTGAACTTGGTTATCCAGGGCGATGGACGCTGTACAAATGGTTGCGTGAACCCGCCAAACCTGGTCGACCCCGCAAACAGTCAAAAACATTGACCCGCTACCCGTTTGAGGTCAAGCTTCGTGCTGTTGAGCTCTTCAACGCTGGTTGGAGGCCAGCTGACATCGCTGTGGAATGCGAGCTGCGCTCAAAGATGAGTGTCTATTCTTGGGCACAACGCCACCGTGAAGAGGGAAAATGGGGGTTTGATGTCGAAAAGAGAACGCAAAGAGCACACTCGCATGCCCA